One genomic window of Spirochaetota bacterium includes the following:
- a CDS encoding nucleotidyltransferase domain-containing protein has protein sequence MLSIEIESLKKIKEKLLHMFGTRIVYMYAFGSRVRGDFNFDSDFDILIVVNKKTPELEEAIVTVITEEELQHNVSFTPIIKDIQAFEMEKKFNSPFYQNIINEGILL, from the coding sequence ATGTTATCTATAGAAATTGAAAGCCTGAAAAAAATTAAAGAGAAGTTATTGCACATGTTTGGTACCCGTATTGTATATATGTATGCATTTGGTTCACGTGTGCGGGGTGATTTTAATTTCGATTCTGATTTTGATATTCTTATTGTAGTTAACAAAAAAACACCAGAACTTGAGGAGGCGATAGTTACTGTAATAACAGAAGAAGAATTACAGCATAATGTGTCATTCACTCCAATTATAAAAGATATTCAGGCGTTTGAAATGGAAAAAAAATTTAATAGTCCATTTTATCAGAATATAATAAACGAGGGTATATTGCTATGA